One genomic segment of Polyodon spathula isolate WHYD16114869_AA chromosome 17, ASM1765450v1, whole genome shotgun sequence includes these proteins:
- the ap4s1 gene encoding AP-4 complex subunit sigma-1, with protein sequence MIKFFLMVNKQGQTRLSKYFEHVEIHKRTSLEADVIKKCLSRTKDECSFVEYKDFKLVYRQYAALFIVIGVDEAENELAVFELVHNFVEVLDKYFSRVSELDIMFNLDKVHIILDEMILNGCIVETNKSRILAPLLVLDKMAES encoded by the exons ATGATCAAGTTTTTTTTGATGGTGAACAAGCAAGGTCAGACCAGGCTGTCTAAATATTTTGAACATGTGGAGATTCATAAACGGACTTCTTTAGAAGcagatgtaattaaaaaatgCCTCTCCCGGACAAAGGACGAG TGTTCGTTCGTTGAGTATAAAGATTTCAAGCTGGTCTATCGACAGTATGCTGCACTTTTTATTGTGATTGGGGTGGACGAAGCAGAG aatgAGCTGGCAGTGTTTGAACTGGTACATAATTTTGTGGAAGTTCTGGACAAGTATTTCAGCAGAGTG AGCGAGTTGGAT ATAATGTTCAACCTGGACAAGGTGCACATTATTTTGGATGAGATGATTTTAAATGGCTGCATTGTGGAGACAAATAAAAGCAGGATACTGGCCCCTCTGCTGGTCCTTGATAAAATGGCAGAAAGCTGA